The following is a genomic window from Bos taurus isolate L1 Dominette 01449 registration number 42190680 breed Hereford chromosome 11, ARS-UCD2.0, whole genome shotgun sequence.
gctgcaatcaccatctgcagtgattttggagcccaaaaatataaagtctgatactgtttccactgtttctccatctatttcccatgaagtgatgggaccagatgccatgatcttagttttctgaatgttgagtttaaagccaactttttcactctcctctttctcgttcatcaagaggctctttagttcttcttcactttctgccataagggtggtgccatctgcatatctgaggttattgatatttctccctgcaatcttgattccagcttgtgcttcatctagcccagcgtttctcatgatgtactctgcatagaagttaaataagcagggtgacaacatacagccttgacgtattccttttcctatttggaaccagtctgttgttccatgtccagttctaacagttgcttcctgacctgcctacaggtttcttaagaggcaggtcaggtggtctggtattctcatttctttcagaattttccacaatttattgtgatccacacagtcaaaggctttggcatagtcaataaagcagaaatagatgtttttctggaactctcttgttttttcaataatccaacagatgttggcaatgtgatctctcattcctctgccttttctaaatccagcttgaacatgtggaagttcacggttcatgtattgctgaagcctggagaatttcgaggattactttactagtgtgtgagatgagtgcaactgtgcggtagtttgagcattctttggcattgcctttctttgggattggaatgaaaactgaccttttccaatccagGGCTCTTATTTGCATTCAAAAGAAAACTGACCATTTTACCACGTCCTTTAAGACTCAGCAATAGTCAAATTAATCCAATCGTTCAACCGTGTCAAAGACAGTACTAAGCACAAGAGGCATAGAAAGCAATCAACCTACAAAGCAGTTGCCTTCATGGAACTTCTATTCTAGCGGGACTGATAATAAGTAAGCACACGGATAAAATAAGTTCTGACAAAAgtaactgtgaaattattttttgaaaaaaaagtgaaactaacCAGGTAAAGTAACAGGCAGTAACTGAGTTTAAGAATGCTAtggtctgatctcggaagctaagcagggtcggatCTGGTTAGTACTTGGTTGGGAGAATGCCACGGTAGAAAATGGGACAGACATCATCTCTTTGAAACAGAAACTTCTGAACAGAGAAATGAGAGAAGAAGCAGTAAGCATGCAAAAAAGTGGAAGGCGAGTACTCCAAACAGGAAATAGGAAGTATAAAGGCAGTGAGATAGAAGAGCTGAGTATGCGTAAGGAATAATAAGATGGTCAGGAGAGGAAATAAAGCAACAAAGGTACAAAGAAGTCAAATTTTGTAAGCCCTGAAAAAAGTTaggtgtttttgctttttttttttttaaggaaaaatgaatTTGTAGAAACTTCTAGGAGCACAGCTCATCACCTGCTTGTTCAGAACATAAATCTTGAGGAGTTGAGTGATCTGCCCAATGTCACAGAGCTAATGTCTATCAGACTGGAGACCAAGCTTCCCAGCTATTAGTTAGGACTCCCTCAACTAGTCCCggtaatattaaaaagaataggagtcagcaaactttctgtaaagagccagaaAATATAGACAGTCCTCAACTTAAGATGGTTCAGCAACGATTTTTTGACTTTTACAATGATGTAAAAGGGAGACACATTCAGAAGAAACTGCACTTTGAATTTTGATATTTTCCTGGGCTAGCAACATGTGGTATGACCATCTCTCACAACACTGGACAGTGGCAGCAAGCTGCAGCTCCCCATCAGACAGCCACCAAATCATGAGGATAAACAAATGACACACTcacaaccattctgtttttcactttcagtatagtTTCAATAAGTTACATGAGATATTTAACACTTTATTATAACATAAGCTTTGTGTAAGATGTTTGTGCCTAATGTAAGGCACAATGTAGGCTAATGAACGTGTTATGAGCACATTTAAGGTAGGCTAGACTAGGCGATGACGTCCGGTAGGCTAGATGTATTAAGTGGATTTTTAACTTACAACATTTTAAGCTTACAGTGGGTTTACTGGGATGTAACCCTTTCCTAAGTTGAGGAAGATCTGAATTCTATTTCATCTAGCTTCTCTGGTTCAACATTATATTTATAAGATTTGTCAGTATTATTGCCTCCAGTTGCCAATCACTCCTTTTTGTTGCTGTATACCATTTCATTGTGTAAACAGAACACAATTTATTTACCTGTTCTATTGCTGGTAGATGCTATTTGGATAGCTTTCTGTCTGGGGCTGTTAAAGAGTGTGCAACAATAAGAATATTCTAGTACATGTCACTTTTAGTGAACACTGATACACATTACTTTTGCATATATTCCTAAGGACGGAATTGTTGGGACAgaagatatgtatatatttagcTTTAGTAAATTCTTCCAAACAGTTTCTCTAAGTGGCTAAAACAAATTCACACTCCCACCAGCAATCTATCttccagttgctccacatcctcataAGCActtcaatcttttcttttttagccaTTCTGGTAGATGTGTAATGTTTACTCTTACCTTAAGCATCAGTCACCTTAAATTCTCTTTGAAAGTTGTCGagatatgaataaataaacaaaatataacacTGTCTTTGTTCTGAGTTCCTTTGGGACTCATTAACTTGGGTACAAGTCAAGTCATGTTAACTGTAAACTAAAATTTCAAATCCTGACATTGGGGTTACAGAAGAAACAATTTGATAATAGCTATAACTGGCTGACAGTACACAGGAGTTCACTATATTATGTTctcttttcaaatacattttaaatgcttCACAATAAaagtttttagtatttttcaCTAGCTCATGGCCCCACCTGCATTATATGGAAACTGCATTACCTAACAAATTCTACCCCAACAAAGACTTCTAGTCTCCTAAACCTCTCATCTTCTGCTCTGAGACACCTTCCTAGTGGTTCACAGTTGTAAAGGCCATTTGAAGTTTATAACTGGCACAGTGCCAACGAGAATGTCACCCAGGCCATAGGCTTATCTCCCAATTCTGAATATGCAAGATGCCAAAGTACTGCTGGTTTCCCTGCAGTCCTACTGTATAGGCAACATGCTATGTACCTGAGCACCCGTGGAAAAGATGCCCTGTACCCTAACCTTCAACATGTTCTGTCCCTAAGCCTCCTACAGTGTAGGGCCACTAATAACCCTGTGCCTCTCAGAGCTGCTCACAGAAACATATCCTTCACCTTCTGCTTTCAGCTCCTTTCACTACAGGGCTCAAATATGAATTCCAGGCTGTTCTTCAATACCCATGTTTCCCAAAAGCCCCCCTACCTCCCGGTCACGCAAATAAAAATCCCCACCTGAAAACCATTAATTCTACCCCCAAATTTGCCATCTACTGGTTCATGCTCACACAAATGCTCAGATGTCTCAAACATATCGAATTATAATTTAGGATCATAATGGTGTCCTAACTCTAATGGAAAGAACACAGACTGTGTAGTCAGGCACTCTGCCCAGCTACGAGCAAGTTATTTCCTCATTCACACTTATAAAATAGGACTAATCTACTTACCTAGGGGTTTTTATTTTGACTAAATAATTAATATAAGTaaatatagtaagtgctcaataaatgttccttctttccctccctcagtCCCCTTACCCACTTCCTGATAAACTACTGGTCAACTTCTCTTCCTAACACTGTACAAATAGGATACTCAGAAGGTTATTAGCTTTTCAATCATGAGGAATTAGGCcataattatacctcaattataCAGACCTCTGATTAAACTTCTCTTACTGGTCACCAACACTCCATGTACCCTAAGGTCAGTCTGTCCCCTTTGCAGAATCAGTCCTTCTGACCAACAACCCAATTAACTGCAGCAAACATCACCAGCACTACAGGAACCGCATATTCAGGTCCCCTTCAAAATGAGAGTGCAGACTCTGAGGTTTCCCCAATTTACTGTCCAAATTATTTCCTCCATGATAATCACCCACAAATCAGCTTTATTAGTTTAATAAATGCTTATGTTTAACTTTCCTCCTCCACAGCCATAACTGATCTTACAAACATATACACTATTTCCCATTCAAAAAAGGAATTCAAAGCCCATAATCCTTTCTTTCCATGGTCACCTCCTCTATGAACAGTCATTCACTTgcctgatttttctctctttcaaaaaACGGAACTGGGTCTACAGGTAGGCAGATGTTTATTAACACAGAacctttatgctttttttttgtcCTTCCACTTCCTGTCAAAGTTTTCACAGACCTAAAGACACTTCTTTAGATGGTTTGGAGCGTAAGTCTGATAATCACCTAATCAACTGAGAATAATGAGGGAAATTCAGTTGCAATTTCTACCATCCCACTGATAAGCAAAGTTGACAGGATAAGTTGGTGTTTTCTTTGTTCCCTTACCTCTCTACATGGGACCCACCTAGTACTACATGCTATGGCAAAAAGGACCAACATTCCAAAGACAGAAGAGGACTATAGCTCATTTAAGGATGTACAAAGAGCTACACTCTCCAATGCAGAAGCCAGCAGCCATATGTGGCTACTTAtatctgattaaaataaaatgaaaatttgaatACGTCAATCAAACTAGCCTCATGGAAACTGTTCAAGATCCACACTAGGCTAGTGATTGGACAGTACAAATTTAGGACACTTTCAAGAGTTACTGTACTGTCAAACTCAGCACATTTTTTAGCCTTAAGAATTGTTGCAAGCTCACTGAGCGTTTTCTGTTGTTCGGAAGAAAGTCCACTGCCTATAAGTGCAAGAGGCCCATCCCGATGCTGACCAGTGTTTACTACTGAGCAATGGCTGGTTGATGATGATTCCTTCTTCTCCAGTAGCAGCAACAgcgatttcatatttttactgcCTGCATAATCCACAGGCTGCAGACCAAATATGTTGACTGCCTCCCTGGAGCCTCCAAGGCAAGTAACAGCTTGACAATGTGCACATGCCCCTTCTTCACTGCGTCATGAAGAGGTGAGTCATTCTGAAACCCAGTGGTGCTCACCAACGCCTTGTGCTGGAGCAGCAATTCCACCACCTTCAGGTGGTCATGATTGCAGGCTTTGTGCAATGGTGTCCATCTGGCATGGTCTTTAACATTTGGGTCGCTTCCACTTTGTAAGAAGTATTCAACAGAAGGGATGTCACCCTTAATTGAAGCAATATGGAGCAAAGTCTCTCCTCAATGATTTCTCTTCACAGCTGTAAGGCTAATGGGCTACAGCTTTGTTGCTAAGGGACTACACATCATTCGTCTGTAACTTGGACTGTTCAGTGTAGAAGGCAGCATACCTGGTGAAAGGCTAACGGATTCATCCAATACAGTACGGCTTTTCCTCCTTAACGTGTCACCAACTTTGTTTGAAGGTGGTGAAGAACAGCCAGGCAATGGCATGTTTTCTGAGAGCACTGTTTGCTTAACAGAGTTTCCACCAGTGCTCTGACTGCTGCTTCTACATCTCTTAGAAACAGGACTGGAAATTCTGTTGTGATGCCCACGCTTCCCATTACAACCTAATGGCAAGGATTTCTTGGACAGAAGATAGTTTGCAGAGCCTGTCTTTTCAGGAGTCACTACTTCATTCTTGCTCTCAATTTCTGGAGATTGCAAGGATTCTTAAGGCTAAAAAATGTGCTGAGTTTGACAGTACAGTAACTCATATCATTATTCCTGGTGATACAGTTCAAAGCACCCTGAAATGTATGCTTAGAATTCTCAGTGGATGCTGGATCCTAAAATTTGAATGGGTGAAAGCATGTCTACCAAGCAAAGAATGTCAACAGGAAAAAAAGTATGAAATTCCTGAAGGACCACAGAAAAGCAGGTTCAACAGAGAACAGCTGTTGCCAAAGCTGTTTGATGGATGTTACTTCTATTTTGGGGGAACCTTCAAACACTATCCAAAGGACAACCTTTTTAAGCTTGTCGCAGCCAGTGGGGGCCAGATCCTCATTAGAAAGCCCAAGCCAGACAGTGACATGACTCAAACCATCAATACAGTCGCGTACCATGCCAAACCTGATTCTGATCAGCGCTTCTGCACACAGTATATCATCTATGAGGACTTGTCTAATCATCGCCCAGAAAGGGTTCGGCACGGCAAAGTCTGGATGGCTCCTTCCAGCTGGTATATAGATTGTGTGATGTCCTTTGAGTTGCTCCCTCTTGACAACTGAACTCACACAGTGTGATAACCTAGTGATTGCACTGTTTTCATCAGTCACATTTTTACAAATAGGTAGACTCATtcatcggagaaggtgatggcaccccactccagtactcttgcctggagagtcccatggatggaggagcctggtgggctgcaatccatggggtcgcgaagagttggacacgtctgagagacttcactttcacttttcactttcatgcattgggttggagaaggaaatggcaacccactccagtgttcttgcctggagaatcccagggacgggagaggctggtgggctgctgttcatggggtcacacagagtcagacatgactgaagtgacttagcagcatcagtagCGGCAAGTTCCACAGGACAGCTTTGGTCTACATTTTAgaatttaactgaactgaatttaacctAGAATACTAGGCATATCTACCTCCAAAATACATGCCTGGCAATGAGGACAGGGGGCCAGGCCATTAGTTGTGGTTCCTATGGTTTGAGACAGGTGTTccaggagagaaaggaaatgagTAATTCTGGAACCTGGAAAAGTACTGTGGAttctcaaagagaaaaagaaagtagaatCATAGGATCTGATATTACACTGTCATCCAACAGGGACCAAAGTTCAAGGATaaagaataaagatgaaataaaacatcTCATTTTGAAGACAGAGCTCAGAGTGCCTGGGGTACacagagagaggggagaaaggCTTTCCTTTCTTCAATCCAAACAGATTTTGTCTATAAGACTCTAGCTGAGacagcagaaaagaaaaaccagaagcTCTGAGGACAGGGACACTGCTCTTCCCACAACAGGTCAGACTACTGTGCTGAAGAAACTATACAAACTGAAGTCtaagaaagcaaaaatgataTGAGAACATCATTTCCTGCAATAAGTTCTAGGGAGACATTTATACTGTTGAAGAAACAAATTTTTCCATTTCCTATATTTAAGAGGGGAAAAAGAAGTAATCTGGGATAACATAACCTGAATATCAAATATTGttgaaaagaagaaatcaaggaAATGGAAGCATCCGCACATGAAACTTCTAACCAAAATCAAAACTCAGCTGAGGCATGGAGCACACTGAGTGCAGTCACAAGGCCCACACAAAGATTTCATGAACACCTGGATTCAACACAGGATTCTCATCTGGGAGAAACAGGGTAAGAAATAAAGAGCTACACAAAATATAAGTAATAAATCTAGGAATAAGAAACTCAAACTAAAAATCGTAAGCAATGATCATTATTTAATGCAGCATTcattaaagaataaatttctaaaggaaggacttttaaaaatgtgattatcCTACTGAATGTTCTTTTGGAAAAATGCCTAAAGTGACACTGTGTTCTAAGGAACTCCTGCAGACAAGTTCTGTCGAAACGCAAAAATTGTAGTGAGCTGAGTTTTACATCTACAAGCTAGAAATATACTCTTTCATCTTGAGACTCAGATTTTGACCACAATTCTACTGAGAAATATCATGATCAGTAAGGCTGtatagatatgcagatgacaccacccttatggcagaaagtgaagaggaactaaaaagcctcttgatgaaagtgaaagaggagaatgaaaaagttggcttaaagctcaacattcagaaaactaagatcatggcaaatggtcccatcacttcatggcaaatagatggggaaacagtggaaacagagactttattttggggggctccaaaatcactgcagatggtgactgcagccatgaaattaaaagacgcttacaccttggaagaaaagttatgaccaacctagataccatattcaaaagcagagacactactttgccaacaaaggtccgtctagtcaaggctatggtttttcctgtggtcatgtatggatgtgagagttggactgtgaagaaagctgagcgcctaagaattgatgcttgtgaactgtggtgttggagaagactcttgagagtcccttggactgcaaggagatccaaccagtccattctgaaggagatcagtcctgggatttctttggaaggaatgatgctaaagctgaaactccagtactttggccacctcatgcgaagagctgacttactggaaaagactctgatgctgggagggattgggggcaggaggagacgaggacgacagaggatgagatggctggatggtatcactgactcaatggacgtgagtctgagtgaactctgggagttggtgatgaacagggaggcctggcgtgctgagattcatggggtcgcaaagagtcagacacgactgagcgactgaactgaactgaactgaagcatgtatagaacagtttaaCCACAGGCTGGACATCTCCTCCACTTATAGCAAGAAGTTGGTGATTTCTGAGGGGTCTCAGAGATTACCTATATATTGTATTAGTACATTTGATTTATACATGAATTTTTAACTGCATCTACACTCTGAAGTTCTGCATCTATTCTCCATTATGCACTTCATTTTTCTAtacaattcaacaataaaatatttttcattgcttATCTAATTTGTGCAAACCTTTTCCCTATCTCTTTCACAAAGCACAAAAGAATATTTGCAACAATTTTATCTACTGTGTATCTCTCTGGTCCTGTGATTACACTGACATCTGGTGGCACCAGAAAAGAATCTAGacagcaatgaaaaataaatttttttccacTGTTGTGAATTCATCCTACGAATTCTATGACCTcagattttatgtttttctaagaTTACCTATTCCTAGGACAGTAAAGTACTATACTAACTTCACTGATGGCACATGTTAGTTTcaaactttcactttaataaagtGTGGCAAAgatggaaaattatttcaaaaatgtcACTGGGTAAGCTGGACTACCCACAGGTATTTATctcataattaaattttataatcagAATGGGATCACCAACAAAaccttactgtatagcacatggaactctgctcaatgttatgtgccagcctggatgggagtgggggtTTAAGGGAGAATGGAATCATATAttcatatggctgagtcccttcaccattcacaaaactatcacaacattgttaattggctatactccaatacaaaatatttgcagtgttaaaaaagaattaaattcaaatataaaaaataaagttggagaagcaaaaaaataaataaattttataatcagaACAGTTAAAGTAAGTCTTTCCCATTAAAGATATATACATAGTTTCAAGCACTGTTcctatatattcaaatatatttctataatgTGTCTTGGCCCTGAAGCTTTAGTctgagaagtgaaaaggaaagtcgcacagtcgtgtctgacttctttgcaaccccatggactatagtccatggaattctccaggccagaatactgggtagcgttccccttctccaggggatcttcccaacccagggattgaacctaggtctcctgcattgcaggtgaattctttaccagctgagctaccagggaagcccactgatctCTTACTGGGCCTAATTTAAGTTAAActttatcatgctgctgctgctgctaagtcgcttcagtcatgtccgactctgtgcgaccccatagacggcagcccagcaggctccctcatccctgggattctccaggcaagaacactggagtgggttgccatttccttctccaatgcatgaaggtgagaagtgaaagtgaagttgctcagttgtgtccgactcttagcaaccccatggactgcagcctaccaggctcctctgtccatgggattttccaggcaagagtactggagtggggtgccattgccttctccaaactttaTCATAGGTATACATTTATAGGAAAAAACAGTACACacatggtttgtgtgtgtataatctGAGGTTTCCAGCATCCACTGGTGATCTTGGAACAATATATGCTCCACAGATAAGGGAGAACTACTAAattgacataaaattaaaaaacaaacaaaactaacccagggttcaaacccaagtctcccacattgcaggtggattctttaccagctgaaccacaagaggAGCCAATCTTTAGTCTAAAATGTAGTATTTTAttgcttagaaaatatttttctaaagttaTAATGAAAAGTTCACTTCTTATAAAGGACCTGGTGTCTCCCAATAACTAACAATCTTAAAAATGTATACTGATGGGAAAAACCATGACCTCATGGACAAAGTTTATTATATTAGGAATATATTAATAACAAAGCTTATGAAAAGTACCTAATTCCATGatatgtctctatttctgataCAGAGAAGTCAAATGGGCAATTAGACAACAGAGACCATATCCAGAAAAGCACATCTTTCAATCACTTGGAAGTCTTAGGAGACAAAAACTAAAATTCTACTGTTTTATTATTTCTCCACATGCCTCCCCACCAACAGAGCTGAGAGAAACATTTTAGACAGCACAtctttaaatttacatattcatccaGAATTATAACAGTGAATTCTACAACTCTTTATAATTATCCAATTCACACTCCTGAAATTCTCATAAAGCAGTATCCTCCTTACAGAAGCCACCTCTGCATATCTCTCCACAGTATGGCTTAGAGAAATAAATCACTACACTGAGGAGTCCCTAGCAAAGAAAAAGTATATGGCAAAACATCCCTCATCCCAAGGACTCCTAATTATAGAGAAGCAACACTTTTATTTCAGCCATTCTAACCAGTGATGTTCATTACACAATTGGCCAGTGGcaataataatcataaataaaGGAACAACTGCATTAACTATGTAATGATTCCACCTAACAGCCACACATCCATACTGTACAGCAGTGCTACTCAATACTGTTCACAGCCTGTTGATCTACCAACTGTTATCAGTCctcaacaaaatgagaaatttttaCCAGAATATAAATCAATTATGTCCTTAAAACATATTGTTTAGTTCAGCTGAcatttttcttgaaagaaaactATTTTGATGAAGGAAGTTGCACAAATGTAAATCACTGATTTACATTATGGCTCAAGCCCCTTATCAACAGACTGACATTTTTGAGTAGCACTGCTCTATGGTATCTAAAGAGAACAGAGATTGCATTGTAGGAGCAGGATGGGGTGAGGAATGGCTCATTTAAGTCTATTTCTACCATATACTGGAATATTAAACTATACATACTACTGACATCAAGAATTTTtgtcttactttaaaaatatgggCCTCCAATTTTAATACTGTGGATAAAGTAGTTCCCCTTACTCTtcttagaaagcattaaagaGCAATTAATCCAAAATcagcaaagaaaataagaaataaaaacacattctgCATTTTTAGCAAAACTACAAATCCCACTAAAACTTCAGATCAAAAATAGGTAGGAGCTTTCAAAACAGAGGTTAATCGTGGGTCCTTGTGGGACGAAGGGCAGAAAGTGTCAACTGCACCTCTCACAAGCAGCCAGCAAAGTAAACTTCTCAGAGGTGAGATGGAGACTCCCTCTGAGGGGCAAAACATAAATGTCCAGCAGAGGGATAAGATTCATGAACTGGAAGAAAGAATACATATGGACAGAGTTGAAATCTCAAAGTCAGAAGAGCTGGGTCTAAATAAGGAATAACACAAACATGCTACACTTGTAGGACTAGTTTGTCTGGGCTAGCACGAAGTGAAGCTGCCTTGCAAAACCCCCACAGCTGCCTAATTCAACTAATCAGTGAAAGATAATGaattcactcattggaaaagttcagttcagttcacttcacttcagtcactcagtcatgtccgactctttgcgaccccatggacttcagcacaccaggccttcctgtccatcaccaactcccggagtttacccaaaatcatgtccattgagtcggtaatgccatctaaccatctcatcctctgtcgtccccttctccacccgccttcaatctttcccagcatcagggtcctttcaaatgagtcagctctttgcatcaagtggccaaagtattggaactttagcttcagcatcagtccttccaatgaatattcaggactaatttcctttaggatggactggttggatctccttgcagttcaagggactctcaagagtcttctccaacaccacagttcaaaagcatcaattcttcggtgctcagctttctttatagtccaactctcacatccatacatgactactggaaaaaccatagccttaactagacagacctttgttgacaaagtaatgtctctgctttctaatatgctgtctagtttgatcataacttttcttacaaggaggaagcattttttaatttcatggctgcagtcaccatctgcagtgattttggagtccaaaaaaataaagtctgacactgtttccactgtttccccatctatttgtcatgaagtgatgggaccagatgccattatcttagttttctgaatgttgagctttaagccaacttttcactctcttccttcactttcatcaacaggctctttagttcttctttgtgagtggtatcatctgcatatctgaggttattgatatttctcccaggattcttgattccagcttgtgcttcatctagcccagcgtttatcatgatgtactctgcatataagttaaataaacagggtgacaatatacagccttgacacattcagaaccaatctgttgttccatgtccagttct
Proteins encoded in this region:
- the LOC132346506 gene encoding BRCA1-associated RING domain protein 1-like — protein: MARISWTEDSLQSLSFQESLLHSCSQFLEIARILKAKKCAEFDSTVTHIIIPGDTVQSTLKCMLRILSGCWILKFEWVKACLPSKECQQEKKYEIPEGPQKSRFNREQLLPKLFDGCYFYFGGTFKHYPKDNLFKLVAASGGQILIRKPKPDSDMTQTINTVAYHAKPDSDQRFCTQYIIYEDLSNHRPERVRHGKVWMAPSSWYIDCVMSFELLPLDN